Below is a genomic region from Sorghum bicolor cultivar BTx623 chromosome 9, Sorghum_bicolor_NCBIv3, whole genome shotgun sequence.
tctctctctctctcaacatgatatatatatgtatgtagttGAAGCCTAGTTATATAACCTCTTGCCGCATCCTTTTTGCGACATCAAGAACCTATAGAGCTTTCAACTTTTGATCTCATTAACTAGTCGTTGTAATTTTTTTATCCATGTGTTAAGATAAAACTCCAACACTTATTGTATTTTATCcagaatttttatttttttctattaaTAAGAATCCTAGGCCCCAAGGTATCTCTTAATAGTTAATACCTAGCTAAAGATGTTGAATTTTCTATTTTAAAGAATTATGTGCATAGTACTATCTTAATAATTCTTCAAGCTACCATAAATGGAAATTGTTTGTAATTATCTTAGTTTGTTTTTTCCAGAAGTGCAAAACATTAAATTTGAAAGAAACACTAGGGGGAAGTTCATCACATAAACCTCAAAGCAGACACAATGAATTTCTTTACAGTTGAGGACGCCGAGGGCAACAAGGAAACGGATGCAAATTTTGCAAACTCTATATGGACACACGCAAATTAACTGAAGCTGGAaacatacaaaaaaaaaaacctcctAGACTCGTAGCTAGTATATAGGGAAAACTAAACTAGAGGACATATATGTATGCACATGTTTCGAATTGGTCATCCTACTAATATGGACCAATCTAGCTATGAACTATAGTTTTTACTTGCTGATTTCTTTGCTGCTGTGAGTGTGCTCCTTgtcttgtatatattttttctccGACAATATTGCACATGTATGCTGTATGTATTATAATTATTGTTCTTCACTCAGTGACTCGCTTGTCGATTACTCTAGCTGGGGTGTGCGTGCATGGTGAATTGGTGATAGTATGCATCAGCAGGTGAGCTCAGCACAGCTGCTGTAAGCAAAGGTCGTCCAGGCTCCAGAGGCCGTCCCTGTCCTCGAGATCCCCGAACCCAAACTCAGGCAGGCCGATCATGTCCATGGAGCTGGAGTCGTCGTGAGGGCCGCCGGTGACGGTGGCGAGAAGCTCCGACCAGGTCGTCCCGGCGAGCACCTCGTCTTCAATCGTCGTTGGCCCGCAGCCTTGGTCGTTCGTCGAGGTCGCCATGGCCACCGAGGTGTAAGCTGCAGCGTAATGCGTCGACGCGTCGTCCGCCGTGAACGTCGACGGTACCCGCAGCGCGCTGGAGGCATCGTCGGGGCTCAGGGCCGTTGCCGCCGCCGTCTGGCCTGCTGCTGTCTCGCTGTAGTATTGGCGGCGGCGGTGAGCTTCGCTCGGTGCCGGCGGCACGCCGTGGTGGTcgccttgctgctgctgctccaccaGGTGTTGACGCCCGTAGTAATCATAACAGTACGCGGGCGGGGCGCTGGCCGTGCTGGTCGCCGCCGGCGCTTGGACGACGGCGGCCAGGGACGCCGCCGGagccgcctgctgctgctgctgctgctgtacgCCACCACATCCGGATCCGGCAGTGGCCACCATCTGGTCGTCGCGACCGGCGGCGGCCTGGACGCGCTCTCGGAGGCGCGGCATCCAGACGTGCCGCACGACGTGGCGGAAGCCGGCGCTGTTGACGTCGCAGCGGAGGTGCCTGGCGTGCTTCTGCACGCGGGTGCGCCAGTAGTTCTTGATCTCGTTGTCGGTGCGGCCGGGGAGGTGCTGCGCGATCTTGGACCACCGGTTGCCCCAGCGCGAGTGCAGGTCCAGGATCAGCAGCTGCTCCTCGGCGGTGATGTTGCCTCGCCGCACGTCGGGCCGGAGGTAGTTGAGCCACCGGAGCCGGCAGCTCTTGCCCGTGCGCTTCAGGCCTAAGGGGCGAGCAAGCAAGGTCCGGTGAGGAAAACACACGAATTGCAGGGACATGAACATGACTAGCAAGTTGCCAAAGTTGGCAGAAGATCAGTGGCTTCTGACCTAACTTTGCAACAGATAATAATGGCAAGGCAGCATCGGCAGCTATGGAGATGGAAAGACGAACCTGCAGAGCGGGCGAGCGAGTTCCAGCGACCCTCGCCGTGGGCGGCGATGTAGTTGACGAGGAGGATGTCCTCGTCCACCGTCCAGGGGCCCCTCCGGAGGTCGgcgccgacggcgacggcggcggcctcgtcgtcgtcgctgctgctgcctgcGACGACGGGTGGtggtgctgcggcggcggcgggcgcggaCGACGACGTCGCCGAGCTCCCGGCGGGGCTAATGGTTGCCAGCAGCATCTGGTCCAGGTCCTCATCGAAGCTCACCATGGCCATGGGCATGTCCATATCTGGATCGATCGGATCAGATGATGATGACTGAGCTAGCTCGAATGCTCGATCGTCAATCAGAGACTGCGGTGGAGTGGACAGAAGAgcaaagaaagagagagagctCGACGATGGTGGGGTGGACTGAGAGTTGAGGAGGATCGAGACAgacagacgacgacgacgacggggagACCGGGAGGAGGGGTGGTTTATATAGCTCGACCGACCTgcctgacgacgacgacgacgacgacggagcGCGTGCGCGTGTCGCCGTACTAAACAATTCGACCGGGGTCCGGTGCTGGgcaagggaaaaaaaaaacaggttgCGAGCTCTGACCGTTGACgactgacgacgacgacgagccccTGTGCAAGGGGGAAAAAAAAAGCTGCTTGCCTCCGGTCGGCGGTCGCCACTCGCCACCACCACAAGTTTGGTTGCGTTGATGTCTCCTGCTCCTGTCGTGTGTCCTCGGCGCTTTTTCATTCTTTTTGTCTCTCACATGCTGGGTGTGGTCTATGTTACTTATGCATACTTATTCCAATATCATTAATATTCTATGATTTCAAATAGATATGGTATAAAAATGTAtttcatgatgaatctgtttAATTATACatatttggtatcataaatattagtatttttatATGTATTAAGTCAAATTTGTTCATTTTTTCGAAATGTAATAATTACATTTTTTTTAAGACGAAGTGTGTATTAggattttcaaagcatatgaGTGACATGACTTAGGCCGAATGACCATGGTGTTTGGGTGGTGGGGCTTGCAcccatatttttttttaaaaaatgctaTTTTTCACGGCTGAAAATTCATATGTAGAAACGATGGGTGTTTCTGACATCTCCAAAAACAAATCGATTTCTAAGGACGATTATAAATCGAAACAGACCATGTAGTAGTTGATGAGCAAGTCTTTAATGGATGCACACTgcatataatatttttttccaATACCATTTTTACACCGAAAACTATTGGTGATAGTACTTCACCATCGATTCTTGTCCCAAACCAGTGGTGAAAATGATATTTGCCGTCAGTTTAGGAGAGGAGACAGCACGGTGGCGGCCAGTCTAGTCTAGCCATAGTTTGGCAacgctggcttgagcataatttttaaattatatttttattcaatTGTCACCACCAGTTGCATGCCAACGGCGATAGTAACCTCCATTTTCACCCGAATTTCACAACTGCTAGGCAAAACTGGCAATGACAGGGGGCTCCCCAACTGCATGCCAAACGTACGGCAATGCTTGTAGTAACAACATGTGAAGAAACCTAGCTTGTTCTCTTTAATATTAGGTTAGATGGAAAATACATAATAGAGATAGAAGGTCTACAAAAATGACATTCTTGTTTTTTGAGAAGCTAACAAATATCAAAtttaactctctctctctctctctctctctctctctctctctatatatatatatatatatatatatatatatgagagagagagagagagatgtagaatattattctacaccgcaagtcaaaactgagtagaaaaatactgagcagtacaGAAGAGTGTTCAGTATCAACTTGTCACTCTGGACCataaaatactgaacaatactgaaacacgaatACTGAGCGATACTGAATTTTTGTTCAGTAtaacagtttggtgtagaatagtattctacacctagggtgtagaatagcacttgtatACACACATACAATGGAATATATTAATGCAATAAAACTATTTGGAaatacaaaatattttgaatactttTTTTATAAATCTATTCAAACCTAATTAGAAACATTTGACTAAGTTCGGATTTAGAATGACATTCTTTTTGCGTCAGAGGAGTATATCTTTTACGTTTTATTCCTCGGATTCTTTGGTTACCAAACAAAATCTACATGCGATTTATGGGCCCCGTATATATAGTATTATAATGGATACGTattataattaataattatagtTCTCAGGGCGAGATGATTACAGATCCAGGTGCTACCGTCGTATACAGAAATCATTAATCGGTGGGTTCGATTGCCGAAAGACAAGCGATGGGGTAAGGACGAACTGATCCGGATCATGCAGAGGCCGGTCCTGGAGCATCTTTGAACAGGACCAGAACTTGTTCCTTATGAATTCAAAAGTAGATAGAAACTTCATGCTCCGATCCCCTATGAATTCAAAAGTCGAATCAACCAGATATACTACAAACAACCATTTAACTAATCCCGCTTTTGGTGAGAGAGATCAACTTGTACGTAGCTTAATGTTCATAATTCAAATATATCTTTTCACTTTATACTGCTGCATTtcgtgttcttttttttttaaaaaaaaacgcaGAATTGTTGGcattcacacaaacacttcaggcCTTATTTAGAAGGGCACCATCAACTACTGCGTTGTTCTTGGCATGATCAAAACTTTTCTTTCTCTCACTTCTCCAAATAAATTAGTAGCCATGAGAAGCCATTAATTTTGCCCCCTCCACTCCGTCTCCTCGACTGACGTGGCACGAAGGAGGAGCCTAGCCAGAATCATCAATGCAAGCAAACATGCAATACCCACTTGGAACGAATTTCCCAAAGACCTATATATCTTTCCCTACCGACTGGCACTGTGTTGACAAGTCACGCAAGCCTGTGACTTAGGGACCATTTGGCATGGCTCCAGCTCTGGCAAAAAATGAATGGCAAAGTGGAGGAGACATTGGAGGGCTTTAGCAGCTCCGCCACAGTATTGCTAGAGTACTCAGAGCCGGAGCCTaagccaaacaggcccttatatTAGTCAGCGTAGCAGCATCTTCCCACTAACAGTGACATGTTACATACATTGCCTTAGTGGACCTCACATGGCTTGAGCTAGTTTGGTGTGGCAATGAAGGGCTCCCGACACCTCAACCACATAGGTTGATCCTTCGTTATCCATGCTTAGGTTTCTTCGGTTGCTGTCATGGTGTGGGTTTTGTGTTGTGTTGTTTTATCTTCATCAATACATGCTATGTATTAATACTGCTCGCTTCTTTTCGTGTAAtatatgccttgtttagttttaatttttttttacaaaacggacactgtagtatttttgtttgtatttgacaaaaattatctaatcatggactaactagactcaaaagattcgtcttacaaattacagataaactgtgtaattagttattatttttatatatatttagtgctttatgcatacactgcaagattcaatgtgtgaGTGGGAATCTAAaagtttttgtatttttttttttgaactaaaaacAAGGCCTATAGTTTAAAGACTCGAACAACAGTATTGCCAAAAAAACAAAGTAAGCAACACTGTACGTTTGTGAGCAATTTGTGCACGCGAGGTCAAATCTAGTTAATCCAGTCTGAGACTAGCTAGCTGATATTCAAATCATCATTCTCTTTTGTCTCTTGTCTGCATTTTGATCCATAGCTTGAATGTTTGAACCGACACCAGCCAGAACAATTTTGCACGTGACCGTCTGCGTCTCTCTATAGGGCGTGCTTCATGTCTGCTTCAGTTGGCGCGTGTACTATGTACGTACTCCGGCGTCTCCCCCCGGCCGGCGCATCGTATGACCAAAATTGTACTGTATCCTCACTGTGCCTGTTGTGGCCAGGTTCATGCACGCATGATACAAAACATGTTACCCAACACGTGCATCATCCATGTGTATTCCACGCATGCAAAATAAACATGCTGCCACGACACGCGCATATTTCCACTGCAAGAATATGACCAACGTGTCCATGTGCATATAAGCTGGACTGGTCGTGGCCACGCCACATTATTACCGTACGATCGACGTGCTTGATCAGCATGCACCAAAATACAGGAAAAGACTACGTTGTGTATGAATGCTAGAATAATACCCAGCGAGTTGCTGCGGGATTGTAGATTAGTGGATTACGTGGCAATGGTGATATGGATAACAAATAATGTGTCTTACTAACGTGGATATTACAATTACATGAGCTAGTGGATTTTAGTTGTGTATGATAGTGCATTATCTAGTTATGTTGAGAGAAATATGTGACTTGCTAATATGGATATTGTATGCATGAGCTGATGGATTTTAATTATATGTGAATTCGCTGTAGCTGTAGGTGCTCACTGTTTCTCTGtgtattttttattataaaatatccTAGCTGCGTCGTATATATGCTCCAAAACCTGGTGACACGTACTAGCTATATATTAATTATTAGCACGTGTGGCCTTGTGGGCCAAATCATTGTTCACTTATTGGGAGCAAGTGAAACATGCGTGACGACTGCGCCTGTGATGACTAACCGATTACGACTTGAATGGTTTGATTTACTATTCCCCAAATCCAAAAGGTTGGTCGTCTTAGTTTTCCTACTATAAGAAACATATGATATATAAATGCATAAATATCTGCACTAGTCGTTCCATCACTGAATAAATCAATTCTTAGAATTATCTGAAATCAAAGTTTTTTACAATTTaactatatttatataaaaaaaaaagttttataACACCAAACTATtgttatatttataaaaaaggTTGGTCGTCTTAGTTTTTCAAATATTTGTACTACACGGGCCAACGTATACTCGACACGACCCGAAACAGCATGAAGCATGAGAGGATCGTGCCGGCCCAAGTCCCACCTCTCTAAACATGGAAGCTCCCACAACGAGAAGGAAgaagtgcatgcatgcatgtcctcAGATTTGGCCAACAGAGACTAGGCTTGAGGCAAAATCATTGGCATTATACTGACTTGGTCACGTACTTCAGAGCAAGTGAAACACGTATGAACAACGTAAGATCTGTCATCAAGAGCATGCAGAAAGAAACAAAATCAGTTAGTTTCAAATTTTCAATGCATGGCTCGCTAGAAATTGAAGTAAATAATATGCTGGTGATGAAGAAAAGACCTTGGACTAGTTGGTCGGCGATGATGAATTGATGACCACTGAATCGGCAGGCTGCAGGTGCAGGGTAGCTAAGCATGCATGCACCTCAGCTCGCCGGCAACAAAGGTTTCTTTTCAGGTTGGCACTGGTGCTCATCACCTAAATTAAACGCCCTCTCAAAAATAATTAAGGGGCTCTAGCGCCActagttagttagttagttagttagctTAGTCCCTTAGATATAGATGCATGTGTGTATGTGCTTTTTTTCATTATGTCTTGCTTTTTGTTGTCATATGTCCACTACTAGAGTGGCTTCTCTACTTCTCACTACCACATCCACCATCCACATGATATGTTAGTTTATTAATTGATAAGGGTAGAACAAGTAGAAAGGGTTTATAGCTAGGGGCCAACCTTTTTCATTCAGAGGTGGGCGTCCATAATTGGATTTATACTAGTTCAATCATGGTTCACATCACTTCATACATGTACAATTTCAAATTAAAAACTCTGCAGCCATCCATATAGGGGACATAACTCGCCACTTGCTATACGGCTGTTTTTGTTTTATTCCTCATTTTAATTTGGACATTTTGTAAACATATGTACCTTTTCATTACTCCATTttaaaatttatacaaaaactACTAAAGGCATAGTGGTACAAAAAGAACtgatgaaaaataaaatagtATACCTTTCATGTAAAACAGTGGTTAATGCATGTTCTAGTATATATAGAAAACTTGGTCACAGCATATGAAAGCATAGTATGCTGAGATATACAGTACACCTTACTCAGAGATGTAGTCAGAAAAATTGATGGAAAAAGAATAATCAGTTTGGTAAAACAGTGGTACATGTTCTAGAAAAGTAGGTTGTGCATATCTTATTCAGAAGGATTGGAAAGAAATGACCCCGCCTCCTAAATATCTATAATAATATTTGCAGAAGGACAGAATGAAGGTGAAAGTAACCCAgtcttttctttgtttttttagtGCCAAATGGAGGGGAGAAGAGGGGCTTCACCCCCTGTACTGTGTACTTTGGATCAGTATGACACTAAAAGATGAAAGGTACACAAAGATGCCCCAACAGTAAGAACataaaaaatattccttttggatggACCCATATGTGTCTGAAACAAACTTATATATAGCTAAAATAAACACTTGCATGCAGATGCAGCTGCCAACTTTGTCATATCCTAGCTGACTACTTTCTGAGGCCCTGATTGCCCCTTTCAAGAAAAGAAACAATCTTTTTAAATTGATACATTGAACCTTAAACTCGTGGGCCATCAAGTTCATCAAATTAAACTATTGCAAATGATTAAGCATGTGAGTTACAGCCACCTTGACTAAGCTGACCCGTGACCCATTCTCAAACAATGTCGAAAGAAAAGCTAGCCTTTCTAATTATTTAAATTTAATCCTCCACCATAATTCCTcccatcttatttttatataatatttTGACCAGTCAAAGAGGATTAAATTATTTCTATGTCGTGTTGTGCACAGGATTCAACTCAGCTGCTTGTAGGCACTGCTGTTGCATGCTTTGATCCAGGCTAACTCATTGACCAGTGTTAGATGGTACGGTCCAGTTAAGACCATTAATTAGATATGTATTTATGCCTCCAGTGTATCAAGTCAGCCTTATGTTTGACTCAAATGAGCAATTGTTCCAGATGCTTTGATTTGACCTAGAAATTAAAATGGTTTGTTCTTACTGATGGCATGAGAGACAAACCAATGTTAATTGGTTGACCACTGGGTGTGGTTGATGTTAGGATTCTGAAGACTAGTAGAGGCTCAAGTACAACAGTATGACTTTAGTTTCACTATTGTTCATGCATAATGCCATGTTAGGCCACACACATTATGAAAATCTAGAGGTCTACTTCGCCACATACTCCAGTATATACTTTAGCTACCACCAGACAATTTGAAATTAGAAGCGCCACCTTCCAAATGATGATGTCAACATGTGTGGAAATGCTTTCAAGATTGTGGTGTTAACAATAGTAATATGAatgtataattttggtcaagcaTAGGCTGCTGGTAATGCAATATGCTTCAGTGAAATCTTACTAATGCTAATAGATAGCTTTTTTTGAAGCTTTACTACTCTCCGTTGACTGGACAGTTGGCTCACTCAATCTTATCATTACTTCATTAGGTAGGTGTTCATCCACCCGTATATACATAGGAGCTCGGTGTGTTACACATATTCACATATATGTGCCGTCCTGTTGCTACACACCGTGCAACGTGATTTGCTTGTTTTTCGTCCTATACAAAACTTAAAGGATGCTTTGCATGAGTCGCCGACAgtggaaaaaaatattttggtgTGTACTGTATATATATCATAATAGAGgaactttttttttgagacaAGATATACATGCAAAGTAAATGCATAGGTAGTGGACTAGTTGTGCTTAGGCATCTTCAACCAATTGGCTTTTAGGTTAgctctaaatatttttttaatattttaatagaagagagagaaaagctaGCTCTTAATCAAGAGCTAAGCTCTTGCATGTATTTCAAGGTGATGTGTGAATGTGATGTGGGGTAACCATGTTAAAAGTTACTATACGCTAAAAGTTAACACTAACCATTGCGGGTAGGACATCCCCCCAATAGTAAGAATCAGTTACTAGATCTAAGCCAACCTTTCAAATAGTGTTAGCCTTTAGCAATGACTCATATTATATTTAGGCCCCACGTGACACTCTCACATGTTCTTGGAACGTATGTATGAGTCTAGCTCTTAATTAAGAGCTAccttttctctcttttctattaaaatatttttaaaaaatacttAAAGTTAGCTTATGACGAACCCGGGTGCCCTTGCATGCCATCTCAGAGTCGCCGGTAGTTTTAGTCATTGATTCTGCTGGTTGGCAAGAGACTGATCTGCAAGATGAATGACAGGCAATGCATCCCAAAAAGGTGAAGCGATGCGGCACGTCAGTGGTACGTTCATCAGCAGTCTCCTTCATTCACAAATCACAGCCCACTACCAACACAGTGATGGAGTGCGTGTATGTACTACACGTCCTATTCGCCAAGTACACGAGTTTTACCAAAACCATCTTCTTATCTGTCGTCGTGGACTAACTAAAATGAGAGGACGATGGTCTCAGTTGTAGTTATTGTGTTGATGTCACATTGACGTTCCATCGATCGTCTCCTCTCGCACAGCTGAGTAATCCATGGATGTGTCGTCAGCAGGATGATGATGGAGCTCACTGGAGCCGGCGGCGTGACgtgcccatgcatgcatgtttgacGAAACGATGATAGCTAGATGGTCGACAAATGTCCATGCTTTAGGGCGTTGAAATTGTTTGGAATGTGAGTTTCCAATCCAGATGTCAGATGAGACAGTGATCAGAATGTATGGATCGCTGCCTCAGTGTGATCAAGAGTTTATGTGCGTTTGACAAATGGATTTTTGTTAGGAGCATTTCGATTTCATCATAAGGGCTAGCTTTAGTTTTGATCCATCACTGGGCCAGGCAGTGGCGGATCTAAGATTTTTTCATAGGGTATGccatatgaaaaaaaaaatacatgtaTATCGAAAAATTCCATTTATCACCCTTGTAAATAAGTATAAAATTTGCAGCTCAATTCAATACATAAGTAATAAAAATGGCAAGTATTTAATTTAAAGATCAAGTATTAAATTTGCATGAACTAcaatataaggccttgtttagttcgcaaaaattttagtttttagctactgtagcactttcatttttatttgacaaatattatcaaatcacggagtaactaggctcaaaaaattcatctcaaaaattacatgtaattaaactgtgcagttagtttttattttcgtctatatttaatgctccatgcatgcgaccaaagattcgatatgacgggaaatcttgaaattttttgcgaactaaacaaggcctaaacaactcACTAATTTGACAGCGCACCAGATAAGGTTCTTTTGGAAAGAATAAAAAATTATTCATGCGAGTGCAATATGCAATCTACTCCGCGTGAGGCGCGACGCTGCTGCAGGTCTGCACAGGTAACTGTGCTTGGCCTTGGGGGGCCGAGGCCTAGCGTATCCGCGTCTAGTATATATCGATATACTAGATGTCTTCGGTTCAATGTTCATATGTGCTCTATACTATGCACGGCCGGTAGATCGCAGGGTATGCCGTGGCATATACGGCATACCCTGTAGATCCGCCACTGGGGCCAGGTAGAAATATCTGTTGTGCGTTGCTTTGCAGTAAGTCAAAATAAACTGAAGTCAAGGAACATGGGCAGATAGAAAGGTGAAAAGGATCAATGGCAAATTTAATCATGCCACTTAGGCCGTGTCGTTCTTGTCATCGATCGCCAGCCACGCTGCTTTAGCTGTATATAACAATGCATCACATAGGAAAGATTGAGAGAGCCAACCCTAGAGCCACAGCcatagtatatatatactaaACATACCACAGCTGCTTTAAATTTAGACGAGATTAGATTAGATATTAGTTTACGCTTTAGTTCAACGCGTTTAGGATCTTCCCTGCCTTATCCACACCAACTGCTGCAGATTTCGCTATCATCCCTCTCCATCCATCCGAGCACGCATGTATCTCATCCATCGTCATATATAACAATCGAAGATCTATCAAGTTGCGACGGCGatggcgacggtgatggcgatgaTCATATCATGTGCCGTAATTTGCTGGGATTATTTGATGAGTTCGCGTTTACTCTCTCGAAAAGGATGTGGTGCATGATTGTTCAAGTTCAATTCAACAAAGGCCTTTTGGGGTTTTTTTGAAGGAGAATGTGCGAGCAAAAGTAAAAGTGGCAGTACACGTGGAACAATAGACGTGCCGTTTCTGCTGCCTAGCTTGCTTGCTTGACCGGACCTCTGCCACGCTCCCTGCTCTGCGTTCAGCTACAGGCCTACTTGCAATGTGTGCGTGCTTGCATCATCCATGATTGATTGGGTAGATTCAGCTCAGCCGTTTAGGCTTGGCTGCCTATCCCGGACTATGCACACCACCATGTATGACGATGATCGGAACTACCAAATCATCATCAGTACATCTTGCAAAATCTTATTTTTACTATTACTAATCAAGAGgccatttaaaaaaaaagataaattctAGAATTCTCACAATAATCACAAACATGTAGCCTTTAATTTAATAGACCCTAATTGTCATTGTTGATAATAGTCATTAGATCAATTGTAATTAATTATTGGTGGGGGAAGTGCTTTCTGACCGGACTGCTGGGGAGACCTTCACCCGTAGGCTGGGCACCTAATGTGAAGATTCATCAGGTAAGTTTACCTTAAGTTTTGTGAGCTGCAGGTCTGTCACAGCTGGGGAAGTCATGGTGCCCTGCTAATGGCGAGACCCTCGCATCAGCCAGTGCACACTGCTAAAGCCGGACAATGAAAGATGGATGGCCTATGGACGGAGTTAGCGGCGCCGTCATGTGAGTGGTTGGTTAAAGTTACCATTGTGCCCTTATAAATGTGAGAACGGTCCGTTCGAGACGCTTCGCCCTAATATAGTAATTTTGCATCACCCCGAGTGTGTCCTATAAATACCTGGTGAGTGCCATAGTTTCGAACAAGATTTTTATAAATTAATGGCCATTTACTCTGAAATTTATTGCTGCATTCCCTCCTTCCACACTACTTCTTAACCTTCTCTACCTTACCCCTATGGTAAATCCACCACTGCCATCTACCCCTCTATAATACATTAAAAATTTCTTTACTAAATCTACCCCATCAACCACCCCTACGGTCATGTCTAATCTAAGTCCACCACAATTTCTATATCACATAAATCTAACTTCATACAAATGAATGGTCGGGATCTCTCCTTAAGCCTTCTCTTACTAATTGATGAAGATCCTAAGGCCACAATTATCCAGATCATGCGCACTATCAATTATGAATAATACAAAAAATAACCTCCTAATTTTGTATTTAAATTACCCACCTCTGTCATTAGTGACTATTACGATCACCTAGTATACTAGCAACTTTGCTCTAGTGATTTGTGAATTTATGAAGAACTTtttataggctattcaccccctcatatacggagggagtacgtaTTTAGTTGAAATCTACCTATATAACTTATTGTCACATCCCTTTCTATGATATCACGAATCTATAGCTTTTAAATTTGTTAACTTTTAATCTTACTAGTTCTTACAGAAAAATATATCCATCTGTTAAGTCGAAACTCTAGTACTTATTTTaattttatatgattattttttctTTATTAAGAAAATATTTGACATCATAGGTATCTCTTAATTATTAAAATTGCTTAAACAATCATATGAACATACGGGACGCGGCACTCAAGATGTTAAATTTGCTTTTTTCAAGAAATATGTGTAGTAATATCATTTTATAAAAGCACATAGTGCTTAAAGTTAAATTGCCATTATCTATATATCACATCCATAATgtttttataaaacaaaatagATTCAATGGTTATTATTGGCGGATGATGATCAAAGTATACCAAATTAAATGCTAGACATTTTAGATTATTGTGAGA
It encodes:
- the LOC8068182 gene encoding transcription factor MYB2, translated to MDMPMAMVSFDEDLDQMLLATISPAGSSATSSSAPAAAAAPPPVVAGSSSDDDEAAAVAVGADLRRGPWTVDEDILLVNYIAAHGEGRWNSLARSAGLKRTGKSCRLRWLNYLRPDVRRGNITAEEQLLILDLHSRWGNRWSKIAQHLPGRTDNEIKNYWRTRVQKHARHLRCDVNSAGFRHVVRHVWMPRLRERVQAAAGRDDQMVATAGSGCGGVQQQQQQQAAPAASLAAVVQAPAATSTASAPPAYCYDYYGRQHLVEQQQQGDHHGVPPAPSEAHRRRQYYSETAAGQTAAATALSPDDASSALRVPSTFTADDASTHYAAAYTSVAMATSTNDQGCGPTTIEDEVLAGTTWSELLATVTGGPHDDSSSMDMIGLPEFGFGDLEDRDGLWSLDDLCLQQLC